From the Salvelinus fontinalis isolate EN_2023a chromosome 35, ASM2944872v1, whole genome shotgun sequence genome, one window contains:
- the LOC129834705 gene encoding tripartite motif-containing protein 66-like isoform X2, producing the protein MFCVLEDGFEFDTPLLLFCEESYTQMNQARRGEESSARRLSSRAALLGTSSTIHQRTHYPSADMEKRCSECPEPRLAQSLCTFCNKWLCYQCTDMHQHQRATPQCSDLHQHQRPTTQCVDLHQRDQMAPSSLPPPEPGPGSCGRPLLMCHSHRQEPLELFCESCDLMCCSSCHLSAHKNHRLVHIGKALQDQQWQFESLMAQVEERRSAVESTAKQIEDRLHGVKITQRKAENQIKMAKMIMMNELNKRANLLIEQLEKISEDFQRRLEDQLQGEIEMCSQLDHVQNFISWATAHHLKNPLLFSRELISLQMQRLLEPPLHSDAWLPVKIKFNWDASYWTKQISTLGQLTVEGGNRSYSEGVAFPSILRPQPITCLSLPSVCHGEREQGCAFPACCQPQMCCLHCIPPQPAVQLDKTQREPNPYSARCAQSTLSSPSLALHQSQLLRCWGPDSPPGPPAVAPSSMQRPQQQEHLPAADPGLLSSSSNSRGLGLQPPATALYQPQIQPLPETHAQPATDGAREGQGQQASREREQTPGQPVVNREVLTEQIQEGSREKTHVLTGVDIEVLTDGIQQEQQQQQQQQLLSPLVATLTVEQQEEEQQEEEQQEEEQQEARTTQPTRDCRDGRRSTSLEMSVTTHGFSVDAQSSRPSSLCGRKSRSQSIPPELAGPSSSPSTDRPLGATHSLATATAAVERGRMADQGFMDLRRRGLSSDGVIRSLATPPSRGQPSLRLSPLTIYKTEPDYVYAYDETGHDVKGKCRIPRKTPDNSDREVQKESGSSSSKVPVVCLERLKILVSRIPPQGRRQSDPLPDTATERTGPVPQRGWKDKMTEGISKEAKVATVSPSLDKQYSERHTINQSLPPPVINDWPEHRRHSPHKELTLQVPTTDLVSPPPFSAPDLDSDSDPRSISETVSDPELDSDPQPESDPQAESASEADLESVADEESPDEPATESEPSVESEPSVESEPSVESEPRVESEGSEESENGLESENGEDLDADAESEADMESDLQPDPGSDPRFPSETRPGLDSDLESDCAQPPESQGSVESGPDLESEPDSAPDPASLSPEPGVESPPAQRALDADPGPQRHCEGAEQALTGAETMEVESEDFCAVCLIGGDLLCCDRCPKVFHLSCHVPALLSFPTGDWVCTFCRDIQQPEVEYDCENQRLAAECSGKPLPHGLSACDQRKCERLTLLICSNMLSAPFHEPVSPLARHYYQIIKRPMDLSVIRAKLSKRSTHHYYSLEEFVADVSLMFRNCAKFNYPDSEVAQAGRSLETFFSSRLREVFPDRAFPAAEEDSDSDEYDEVYRAAEGGFPWPEKREQCHRKRKRRHSLNWRKHNF; encoded by the exons ATGTTTTGTGTGTTAGAGGATGGATTTGAATTTGACACTCCTCTACTTCTGTTCTGTGAGGAGTCCTACACACAGATGAAccaggcgaggagaggagaggagagctcggCACGCAGGCTGTCAT CGAGAGCAGCTCTGCTGGGTACCAGCTCCACCATTCACCAGAGGACACATTACCCCAGTGCTGACATGGAGAAG CGTTGCTCAGAGTGCCCAGAGCCCAGGCTAGCCCAGAGCCTGTGTACATTCTGCAACAAGTGGCTGTGCTACCAGTGTACAGACATGCACCAGCACCAGAGAGCCACCCCTCAGTGCTCAGACCTGCACCAACACCAGAGGCCCACCACCCAATGTGTCGACCTGCACCAGAGGGACCAGATGGCCCCCAGCTCTCTGCCTCCACCCGAACCAG GCCCTGGCTCGTGTGGCCGCCCCCTCCTCATGTGCCACTCTCACAGACAGGAGCCCTTGGAGCTCTTCTGTGAGTCCTGTGACCTCATGtgctgcagcagctgtcacctgTCCGCCCACAAGAACCACAG GTTGGTGCACATTGGAAAGGCCCTGCAGGACCAACAGTGGCAGTTTGAGAGCCTGATGGctcaggtggaggagaggaggtctgcAGTGGAGAGTACAGCCAAACAGATAGAAGACAG GCTGCATGGTGTAAAGATCACGCAGAGGAAGGCTGAGAACCAGATTAAAATGGCAAAGATGATTATGATGAATGAGCTGAACAAACGGGCCAACCTATTAATAGAGCAACTGGAG aagaTCTCGGAGGACTTCCAGCGGCGTCTGGAGGACCAGCTGCAGGGGGAGATAGAGATGTGCAGCCAGCTGGACCACGTGCAGAACTTCATCAGCTGGGCaacggcccaccacctcaagaaCCCATTACTCTTCAGCAGGGAGCTG ATTTCTCTCCAGATGCAGCGCCTGCTTGAACCCCCACTACACTCAGACGCCTGGCTCCCTGTGAAGATCAAGTTCAACTGGGATGCAAGCTACTGGACTAAGCAGATCTCAACTTTGG GTCAGCTCACTGTCGAGGGGGGAAATCGCTCCTACTCTGAGGGCGTGGCCTTCCCCAGCATCCTGAGGCCCCAGCCTATCACCTGCTTGTCCCTGCCATCTGTGTGCCATGGAGAGCGGGAGCAGGGCTGTGCCTTCCCAGCCTGCTGTCAGCCCCAGATGTGCTGCCTCCACTGCATACCCCCACAGCCAGCTGTGCAGCTGGACAAGACCCAGCGGGAACCCAACCCCTACTCCGCCAGGTGTGCCCAGTCCACCCTCAGCTCTCCCTCCCTGGCCCTGCACCAGAGTCAGCTGCTGAGGTGCTGGGGCCCTGACAGTCCTCCAGGTCCACCAGCTGTGGCGCCCTCCTCCATGCAGCGTCCCCAACAGCAAGAGCATCTCCCGGCTGCTGACCCAGGCCTGCTCAGCTCCAGCTCCAACAGTAGAGGTCTTGGACTTCAGCCCCCAGCCACAGCCCTCTACCAGCCTCAGATTCAGCCGCTTCCCGAAACTCATGCACAGCCAGCCACAGATGGGGCCAGGGAAGGCCAGGGCCAGCaggccagcagagagagagagcagactccTGGGCAGCCAGTTGTGAACAGAGAGGTGTTGACAGAGCAGATCCAGGAGGGGAGCAGGGAGAAGACACATGTACTGACAGGGGTGGACATAGAGGTGCTGACAGACGGGATCCAGCaggagcagcaacagcagcaacagcagcagctccTGTCTCCCCTAGTGGCCACACTGACAGTGGAGcagcaggaggaagagcagcaggaggaagagcagcaggaggaagagcagcaggAGGCCAGGACTACACAGCCAACCAGAGACTGCAGAGATGGCAGG AGATCCACTTCACTGGAGATGTCTGTGACGACCCATGGGTTCAGTGTTGATGCTCAGAGCAGCAGGCCCAGCTCACTGTGTGGGAGGAAGAGTCGATCCCAGAGCATCCCACCAGAACTGGCAGGCCCCTCCAGCAGCCCCTCCACAGACAGGCCCCTGGGGGCCACCCACAGCTtagcaacagcaacagcagccGTGGAACGGGGACGCATGGCAGACCAG GGTTTCATGGATCTCAGGCGGAGGGGGTTGTCTTCTGATGGAGTGATACGATCCTTAGCCACTCCTCCCTCCAGAGGCCAGCCCAGCCTACGCCTGTCACCTTTGACCATCTACAAGACAGAGCCTG ATTATGTCTATGCATATGATGAGACTGGGCATGACGTCAAAGGAAAATGCAGAATACCAAGAAAGACTCCAGACAACAG TGACAGAGAGGTACAGAAGGAATCTGGGAGTTCCAGTTCCAAGGTTCCAGTGGTGTGTTTGGAAAGGCTGAAGATCCTGGTGTCTCGGATCCCACCACAGGGGCGGCGACAGAGTGACCCTCTGCCAGACACCGCAACAGAAAGGACCGGACCTGTTCCACAGAGGGGATGGAAGGACAAGATGACTGAG GGAATATCAAAAGAAGCCAAGGTCGCAACGGTCAGCCCGTCTCTGGATAAACAATACTCAGAGAGACACACTATCAATCAATCTCTCCCACCTCCAGTAATCAATGATTGGCCTGAGCATAGAAGACACAGTCCTCACAAAGAGCTCACACTGCAAGTACCCACCACTGATCTTGTATCACCCCCACCTTTCTCTGCACCTGACCTTGACTCTGACTCAGATCCCAGGTCAATCTCAGAAACTGTTTCTGACCCTGAACTGGACTCGGACCCACAACCAGAATCTGACCCACAAGCTGAGTCTGCATCAGAGGCTGATCTGGAATCAGTTGCTGATGAGGAATCTCCTGATGAGCCTGCTACAGAATCTGAACCTAGTGTGGAATCAGAACCTAGTGTGGAATCAGAACCTAGTGTGGAATCAGAACCTAGAGTGGAATCAGAAGGTAGTGAAGAATCAGAGAATGGTTTAGAATCAGAGAATGGTGAAGACCTGGATGCTGATGCGGAATCGGAGGCTGATATGGAATCAGACCTCCAACCTGACCCTGGCTCAGACCCCCGTTTTCCATCTGAAACACGTCCGGGATTAGATTCTGACCTGGAATCAGACTGTGCACAACCCCCTGAATCACAAGGGTCTGTAGAATCTGGACCAGATCTTGAATCGGAGCCAGACTCAGCCCCTGACCCAGCCTCTCTAAGTCCTGAACCAGGAGTGGAGTCCCCTCCAGCCCAGAGGGCCCTGGATGCAGACCCTGGTCCACAGAGGCATTGTGAAGGAGCCGAGCAGGCCCTGACTGGGGCAGAGACCATGGAGGTGGAGAGTGAAGACTTCTGTGCCGTGTGTCTGATCGGAGGAGACCTTCTGTGCTGTGACCGCTGTCCCAAAGTCTTCCACCTGTCCTGCCATGTGCCCGCTCTCCTCAGCTTCCCCAC GGGTGACTGGGTGTGTACCTTCTGCAGAGATATCCAGCAGCCAGAGGTGGAATATGACTGTGAGAACCAGAGGCTGGCTGCAGAATGTTCAGGAAAGCCACTACCTCATGGTCTCTCTGCTTGTGACCAGAGA AAATGTGAGAGGTTGACTCTGTTGATCTGCAGCAACATGCTAAGTGCTCCCTTCCATGAGCCGGTCAGTCCACTG GCTCGCCACTACTACCAGATAATCAAAAGGCCCATGGATCTGTCTGTGATCAGGGCCAAACTCAGCAAGAGGAGCACTCACCACTACTATTCACTTGAGGAGTTTGTGGCTGATGTCTCCCTCATGTTCAGGAACTGTGCAAAATTCAATTAT ccgGACTCAGAGGTGGCCCAAGCAGGTCGCAGCCTGGAGACGTTTTTCAGCTCCAGACTCAGGGAGGTGTTCCCAGACAGGGCCTTCCCTGCAGCCGAGGAGGACTCCGACAGCGATGAGTACGACGAGGTGTACAGAGCAGCTGAGGGAGGCTTCCCCTggccagagaagagagagcagtgccacaggaagaggaagaggaggcactCTCTCAACTGGAGGAAGCATAACTTCTAG
- the LOC129834705 gene encoding tripartite motif-containing protein 66-like isoform X1, with amino-acid sequence MFCVLEDGFEFDTPLLLFCEESYTQMNQARRGEESSARRLSSRAALLGTSSTIHQRTHYPSADMEKRCSECPEPRLAQSLCTFCNKWLCYQCTDMHQHQRATPQCSDLHQHQRPTTQCVDLHQRDQMAPSSLPPPEPGPGSCGRPLLMCHSHRQEPLELFCESCDLMCCSSCHLSAHKNHRLVHIGKALQDQQWQFESLMAQVEERRSAVESTAKQIEDRLHGVKITQRKAENQIKMAKMIMMNELNKRANLLIEQLEKISEDFQRRLEDQLQGEIEMCSQLDHVQNFISWATAHHLKNPLLFSRELISLQMQRLLEPPLHSDAWLPVKIKFNWDASYWTKQISTLGQLTVEGGNRSYSEGVAFPSILRPQPITCLSLPSVCHGEREQGCAFPACCQPQMCCLHCIPPQPAVQLDKTQREPNPYSARCAQSTLSSPSLALHQSQLLRCWGPDSPPGPPAVAPSSMQRPQQQEHLPAADPGLLSSSSNSRGLGLQPPATALYQPQIQPLPETHAQPATDGAREGQGQQASREREQTPGQPVVNREVLTEQIQEGSREKTHVLTGVDIEVLTDGIQQEQQQQQQQQLLSPLVATLTVEQQEEEQQEEEQQEEEQQEARTTQPTRDCRDGRRSTSLEMSVTTHGFSVDAQSSRPSSLCGRKSRSQSIPPELAGPSSSPSTDRPLGATHSLATATAAVERGRMADQQGFMDLRRRGLSSDGVIRSLATPPSRGQPSLRLSPLTIYKTEPDYVYAYDETGHDVKGKCRIPRKTPDNSDREVQKESGSSSSKVPVVCLERLKILVSRIPPQGRRQSDPLPDTATERTGPVPQRGWKDKMTEGISKEAKVATVSPSLDKQYSERHTINQSLPPPVINDWPEHRRHSPHKELTLQVPTTDLVSPPPFSAPDLDSDSDPRSISETVSDPELDSDPQPESDPQAESASEADLESVADEESPDEPATESEPSVESEPSVESEPSVESEPRVESEGSEESENGLESENGEDLDADAESEADMESDLQPDPGSDPRFPSETRPGLDSDLESDCAQPPESQGSVESGPDLESEPDSAPDPASLSPEPGVESPPAQRALDADPGPQRHCEGAEQALTGAETMEVESEDFCAVCLIGGDLLCCDRCPKVFHLSCHVPALLSFPTGDWVCTFCRDIQQPEVEYDCENQRLAAECSGKPLPHGLSACDQRKCERLTLLICSNMLSAPFHEPVSPLARHYYQIIKRPMDLSVIRAKLSKRSTHHYYSLEEFVADVSLMFRNCAKFNYPDSEVAQAGRSLETFFSSRLREVFPDRAFPAAEEDSDSDEYDEVYRAAEGGFPWPEKREQCHRKRKRRHSLNWRKHNF; translated from the exons ATGTTTTGTGTGTTAGAGGATGGATTTGAATTTGACACTCCTCTACTTCTGTTCTGTGAGGAGTCCTACACACAGATGAAccaggcgaggagaggagaggagagctcggCACGCAGGCTGTCAT CGAGAGCAGCTCTGCTGGGTACCAGCTCCACCATTCACCAGAGGACACATTACCCCAGTGCTGACATGGAGAAG CGTTGCTCAGAGTGCCCAGAGCCCAGGCTAGCCCAGAGCCTGTGTACATTCTGCAACAAGTGGCTGTGCTACCAGTGTACAGACATGCACCAGCACCAGAGAGCCACCCCTCAGTGCTCAGACCTGCACCAACACCAGAGGCCCACCACCCAATGTGTCGACCTGCACCAGAGGGACCAGATGGCCCCCAGCTCTCTGCCTCCACCCGAACCAG GCCCTGGCTCGTGTGGCCGCCCCCTCCTCATGTGCCACTCTCACAGACAGGAGCCCTTGGAGCTCTTCTGTGAGTCCTGTGACCTCATGtgctgcagcagctgtcacctgTCCGCCCACAAGAACCACAG GTTGGTGCACATTGGAAAGGCCCTGCAGGACCAACAGTGGCAGTTTGAGAGCCTGATGGctcaggtggaggagaggaggtctgcAGTGGAGAGTACAGCCAAACAGATAGAAGACAG GCTGCATGGTGTAAAGATCACGCAGAGGAAGGCTGAGAACCAGATTAAAATGGCAAAGATGATTATGATGAATGAGCTGAACAAACGGGCCAACCTATTAATAGAGCAACTGGAG aagaTCTCGGAGGACTTCCAGCGGCGTCTGGAGGACCAGCTGCAGGGGGAGATAGAGATGTGCAGCCAGCTGGACCACGTGCAGAACTTCATCAGCTGGGCaacggcccaccacctcaagaaCCCATTACTCTTCAGCAGGGAGCTG ATTTCTCTCCAGATGCAGCGCCTGCTTGAACCCCCACTACACTCAGACGCCTGGCTCCCTGTGAAGATCAAGTTCAACTGGGATGCAAGCTACTGGACTAAGCAGATCTCAACTTTGG GTCAGCTCACTGTCGAGGGGGGAAATCGCTCCTACTCTGAGGGCGTGGCCTTCCCCAGCATCCTGAGGCCCCAGCCTATCACCTGCTTGTCCCTGCCATCTGTGTGCCATGGAGAGCGGGAGCAGGGCTGTGCCTTCCCAGCCTGCTGTCAGCCCCAGATGTGCTGCCTCCACTGCATACCCCCACAGCCAGCTGTGCAGCTGGACAAGACCCAGCGGGAACCCAACCCCTACTCCGCCAGGTGTGCCCAGTCCACCCTCAGCTCTCCCTCCCTGGCCCTGCACCAGAGTCAGCTGCTGAGGTGCTGGGGCCCTGACAGTCCTCCAGGTCCACCAGCTGTGGCGCCCTCCTCCATGCAGCGTCCCCAACAGCAAGAGCATCTCCCGGCTGCTGACCCAGGCCTGCTCAGCTCCAGCTCCAACAGTAGAGGTCTTGGACTTCAGCCCCCAGCCACAGCCCTCTACCAGCCTCAGATTCAGCCGCTTCCCGAAACTCATGCACAGCCAGCCACAGATGGGGCCAGGGAAGGCCAGGGCCAGCaggccagcagagagagagagcagactccTGGGCAGCCAGTTGTGAACAGAGAGGTGTTGACAGAGCAGATCCAGGAGGGGAGCAGGGAGAAGACACATGTACTGACAGGGGTGGACATAGAGGTGCTGACAGACGGGATCCAGCaggagcagcaacagcagcaacagcagcagctccTGTCTCCCCTAGTGGCCACACTGACAGTGGAGcagcaggaggaagagcagcaggaggaagagcagcaggaggaagagcagcaggAGGCCAGGACTACACAGCCAACCAGAGACTGCAGAGATGGCAGG AGATCCACTTCACTGGAGATGTCTGTGACGACCCATGGGTTCAGTGTTGATGCTCAGAGCAGCAGGCCCAGCTCACTGTGTGGGAGGAAGAGTCGATCCCAGAGCATCCCACCAGAACTGGCAGGCCCCTCCAGCAGCCCCTCCACAGACAGGCCCCTGGGGGCCACCCACAGCTtagcaacagcaacagcagccGTGGAACGGGGACGCATGGCAGACCAG CAGGGTTTCATGGATCTCAGGCGGAGGGGGTTGTCTTCTGATGGAGTGATACGATCCTTAGCCACTCCTCCCTCCAGAGGCCAGCCCAGCCTACGCCTGTCACCTTTGACCATCTACAAGACAGAGCCTG ATTATGTCTATGCATATGATGAGACTGGGCATGACGTCAAAGGAAAATGCAGAATACCAAGAAAGACTCCAGACAACAG TGACAGAGAGGTACAGAAGGAATCTGGGAGTTCCAGTTCCAAGGTTCCAGTGGTGTGTTTGGAAAGGCTGAAGATCCTGGTGTCTCGGATCCCACCACAGGGGCGGCGACAGAGTGACCCTCTGCCAGACACCGCAACAGAAAGGACCGGACCTGTTCCACAGAGGGGATGGAAGGACAAGATGACTGAG GGAATATCAAAAGAAGCCAAGGTCGCAACGGTCAGCCCGTCTCTGGATAAACAATACTCAGAGAGACACACTATCAATCAATCTCTCCCACCTCCAGTAATCAATGATTGGCCTGAGCATAGAAGACACAGTCCTCACAAAGAGCTCACACTGCAAGTACCCACCACTGATCTTGTATCACCCCCACCTTTCTCTGCACCTGACCTTGACTCTGACTCAGATCCCAGGTCAATCTCAGAAACTGTTTCTGACCCTGAACTGGACTCGGACCCACAACCAGAATCTGACCCACAAGCTGAGTCTGCATCAGAGGCTGATCTGGAATCAGTTGCTGATGAGGAATCTCCTGATGAGCCTGCTACAGAATCTGAACCTAGTGTGGAATCAGAACCTAGTGTGGAATCAGAACCTAGTGTGGAATCAGAACCTAGAGTGGAATCAGAAGGTAGTGAAGAATCAGAGAATGGTTTAGAATCAGAGAATGGTGAAGACCTGGATGCTGATGCGGAATCGGAGGCTGATATGGAATCAGACCTCCAACCTGACCCTGGCTCAGACCCCCGTTTTCCATCTGAAACACGTCCGGGATTAGATTCTGACCTGGAATCAGACTGTGCACAACCCCCTGAATCACAAGGGTCTGTAGAATCTGGACCAGATCTTGAATCGGAGCCAGACTCAGCCCCTGACCCAGCCTCTCTAAGTCCTGAACCAGGAGTGGAGTCCCCTCCAGCCCAGAGGGCCCTGGATGCAGACCCTGGTCCACAGAGGCATTGTGAAGGAGCCGAGCAGGCCCTGACTGGGGCAGAGACCATGGAGGTGGAGAGTGAAGACTTCTGTGCCGTGTGTCTGATCGGAGGAGACCTTCTGTGCTGTGACCGCTGTCCCAAAGTCTTCCACCTGTCCTGCCATGTGCCCGCTCTCCTCAGCTTCCCCAC GGGTGACTGGGTGTGTACCTTCTGCAGAGATATCCAGCAGCCAGAGGTGGAATATGACTGTGAGAACCAGAGGCTGGCTGCAGAATGTTCAGGAAAGCCACTACCTCATGGTCTCTCTGCTTGTGACCAGAGA AAATGTGAGAGGTTGACTCTGTTGATCTGCAGCAACATGCTAAGTGCTCCCTTCCATGAGCCGGTCAGTCCACTG GCTCGCCACTACTACCAGATAATCAAAAGGCCCATGGATCTGTCTGTGATCAGGGCCAAACTCAGCAAGAGGAGCACTCACCACTACTATTCACTTGAGGAGTTTGTGGCTGATGTCTCCCTCATGTTCAGGAACTGTGCAAAATTCAATTAT ccgGACTCAGAGGTGGCCCAAGCAGGTCGCAGCCTGGAGACGTTTTTCAGCTCCAGACTCAGGGAGGTGTTCCCAGACAGGGCCTTCCCTGCAGCCGAGGAGGACTCCGACAGCGATGAGTACGACGAGGTGTACAGAGCAGCTGAGGGAGGCTTCCCCTggccagagaagagagagcagtgccacaggaagaggaagaggaggcactCTCTCAACTGGAGGAAGCATAACTTCTAG